The Pongo abelii isolate AG06213 chromosome 23, NHGRI_mPonAbe1-v2.0_pri, whole genome shotgun sequence genome includes a window with the following:
- the LOC100446092 gene encoding D-dopachrome decarboxylase isoform X1, protein MPFLELDTNLPANRVPAGLEKRLCAAAASILGKPADRVNVTVRPGLAMALSGSTEPCAQLSVSSIGVVGTAEDNRSHSAHLFEFLTKELALGQDRILIRFFPLESWQIGKIGTVMTFL, encoded by the exons ATGCCCTTCCTAGAGCTGGACACGAATTTGCCCGCCAACCGAGTGCCCGCGGGGCTGGAGAAACGACTCTGCGCCGCCGCtgcctccatcctgggcaaacCTGCGGAC CGCGTGAACGTGACGGTACGGCCGGGCCTGGCCATGGCGCTGAGCGGGTCCACCGAGCCCTGCGCGCAGCTGTCCGTCTCCTCCATCGGCGTAGTGGGCACCGCCGAGGACAACCGCAGCCACAGCGCCCACTTGTTTGAGTTTCTCACCAAGGAGCTAGCCCTGGGCCAGGACCG GATACTTATCCGCTTTTTCCCGTTGGAGTCCTGGCAGATTGGCAAGATAGGGACGGTCATGACTTTTTTATGA
- the LOC100446092 gene encoding D-dopachrome decarboxylase isoform X2, which translates to MPFLELDTNLPANRVPAGLEKRLCAAAASILGKPADRVNVTVRPGLAMALSGSTEPCAQLSVSSIGVVGTAEDNRSHSAHLFEFLTKELALGQDRSTFQVRFTGDSQSSERALAWMSRHLLSGSCIAGGPQTNLEMNHLQLATSSFVKTGEKTSLPHKKPLQPKPGVL; encoded by the exons ATGCCCTTCCTAGAGCTGGACACGAATTTGCCCGCCAACCGAGTGCCCGCGGGGCTGGAGAAACGACTCTGCGCCGCCGCtgcctccatcctgggcaaacCTGCGGAC CGCGTGAACGTGACGGTACGGCCGGGCCTGGCCATGGCGCTGAGCGGGTCCACCGAGCCCTGCGCGCAGCTGTCCGTCTCCTCCATCGGCGTAGTGGGCACCGCCGAGGACAACCGCAGCCACAGCGCCCACTTGTTTGAGTTTCTCACCAAGGAGCTAGCCCTGGGCCAGGACCGGT CGACGTTCCAGGTGAGGTTCACGGGAGACTCACAGAGTAGTGAAAGAGCATTGGCCTGGATGTCTAGACATCTGCTTTCTGGGTCCTGCATAGCTGGGGGACCCCAGACGAACTTGGAAATGAACCATCTCCAGTTGGCCACCTCCTCTTTTGTGAAAACAGGGGAAAAGACCTCCCTCCCCCACAAGAAGCCTCTACAACCCAAACCTGGCGTTCTGTGA
- the LOC134761158 gene encoding D-dopachrome decarboxylase-like isoform X2: MPFLELDTNLPANRVPAGLEKRLCAAAASILGKPADRVNVTVRPGLAMALSGSTEPCVQLSVSSIGVVGTAEDNRSHSARLFEFLTKELALGQDRTFPGWSEGILGMF, from the exons ATGCCCTTCCTAGAGCTGGACACGAATTTGCCCGCCAACCGAGTGCCCGCGGGGCTGGAGAAACGACTCTGCGCCGCCGCtgcctccatcctgggcaaacCTGCGGAC CGCGTGAACGTGACGGTACGGCCGGGCCTGGCCATGGCGCTGAGCGGGTCCACTGAGCCCTGCGTGCAGCTGTCCGTCTCCTCCATCGGCGTAGTGGGCACCGCCGAGGACAACCGCAGCCACAGCGCCCGCTTGTTTGAGTTTCTCACCAAGGAGCTAGCCCTGGGCCAGGACCG CACTTTTCCAGGCTGGTCAGAAGGAATTCTGGGTATGTTCTGA
- the LOC134761158 gene encoding D-dopachrome decarboxylase-like isoform X1 has product MPFLELDTNLPANRVPAGLEKRLCAAAASILGKPADRVNVTVRPGLAMALSGSTEPCVQLSVSSIGVVGTAEDNRSHSARLFEFLTKELALGQDRCVGAVGDPCGTAADWSQ; this is encoded by the exons ATGCCCTTCCTAGAGCTGGACACGAATTTGCCCGCCAACCGAGTGCCCGCGGGGCTGGAGAAACGACTCTGCGCCGCCGCtgcctccatcctgggcaaacCTGCGGAC CGCGTGAACGTGACGGTACGGCCGGGCCTGGCCATGGCGCTGAGCGGGTCCACTGAGCCCTGCGTGCAGCTGTCCGTCTCCTCCATCGGCGTAGTGGGCACCGCCGAGGACAACCGCAGCCACAGCGCCCGCTTGTTTGAGTTTCTCACCAAGGAGCTAGCCCTGGGCCAGGACCGGTGCGTAGGGGCAGTAGGGGATCCATGTGGGACTGCCGCAGACTGGAGCCAGTGA
- the GSTT2B gene encoding LOW QUALITY PROTEIN: glutathione S-transferase theta-2B (The sequence of the model RefSeq protein was modified relative to this genomic sequence to represent the inferred CDS: inserted 1 base in 1 codon) codes for MGLELFLDLLSQPSRAVYIFAKKNGXPLELRTVDLIKGQHKSKEFLQINSLGKLPTLKDGDFILTESSAILIYLSCKYQTPDHWYPSDLQARARVHEYLGWHADCIRGTFGVPLWVQVLGPLIGVQVPAEKVERNRTAIDQALQWLEDKFLGDRPFLAGQQVTLADLMALEELMQPVALGYELFEGRPRLAAWRGRVEAFLGAELCQEAHSIIFSILEQAAKKTLPTPSPEAYPAMLLRFARIP; via the exons ATGGGCCTAGAGCTGTTTCTGGACCTGCTGTCCCAGCCCAGCCGCGCCGTCTACATCTTCGCCAAGAAGAATG ATCCCCTAGAGCTGCGCACCGTGGATCTTATCAAAG GGCAGCACAAGAGCAAGGAGTTCTTGCAGATCAACAGCCTGGGGAAACTGCCGACGCTCAAGGATGGTGATTTCATCTTGACCGAAAG CTCGGCCATCCTGATTTACCTGAGCTGTAAGTACCAGACGCCAGACCACTGGTATCCATCTGACCTGCAGGCTCGTGCCCGTGTTCATGAGTACCTGGGCTGGCATGCCGACTGCATCCGTGGCACCTTTGGTGTACCCCTGTGGGTCCAG GTGTTGGGGCCACTCATTGGGGTCCAGGTGCCCGCGGAGAAGGTGGAACGCAACAGGACTGCCATAGACCAGGCCCTGCAATGGCTGGAGGACAAGTTCTTGGGGGACAGGCCCTTCCTTGCTGGCCAGCAGGTGACGCTGGCTGATCTCATGGCGCTGGAGGAGCTGATGCAG CCGGTGGCTCTCGGCTATGAACTGTTTGAGGGGCGGCCACGACTGGCAGCATGGCGTGGACGAGTGGAGGCTTTCCTGGGTGCTGAGCTATGCCAGGAGGCCCACAGCATCATCTTTAGCATTCTGGAACAGGCGGCCAAGAAAACCCTCCCAACACCCTCACCAGAGGCCTATCCGGCTATGCTGCTTCGATTTGCCAGGATCCCCTGA